One Methanobrevibacter sp. TMH8 DNA segment encodes these proteins:
- a CDS encoding AI-2E family transporter: MKNKIKDALGSSLFIIAILVIISLFTLMPIVNMLILGGIIAYGLRPVAKKLQTKLKYPSISIILSIILIIIPLILIFAYTISVAITLSYSFISSNQDILNSFSLNNSLDAINTYLPPQMQSSTTTITSTITEVINDILKLVFGYLVNFIQSLPFVMLQIFVLIFSIFYFTKDGHKISEYIYSFIPNEKHEFFSNMINEVKTVLKSIFYGHFLTGFVIGSMAAIGFFILGYPYALFLGILTGVGQLIPVIGPWPVYTGLFIYDMVSGNYIRGILVLLFGFGLSLSDMYIRPTLAGKYVDIHPMILLLGFMAGPLVFGLVGFILGPLILGITYAVIKAYKEEKEKLEMEELKNEKKEAENCN; encoded by the coding sequence ATGAAAAATAAAATCAAAGATGCATTAGGATCCTCTTTATTTATAATAGCAATATTAGTAATAATATCCCTATTTACATTAATGCCAATAGTAAATATGTTGATATTGGGAGGAATTATAGCTTATGGATTAAGACCAGTAGCTAAAAAACTCCAAACAAAATTAAAATATCCATCTATTTCAATAATATTAAGTATAATTCTTATAATCATTCCATTAATCTTGATTTTTGCTTATACTATTTCAGTTGCTATTACTTTATCTTATAGTTTTATAAGTAGCAATCAGGACATTTTAAATTCATTTAGTCTAAATAACAGTTTGGATGCTATTAATACTTATTTGCCTCCACAAATGCAATCTTCAACAACAACTATTACTTCAACTATTACAGAAGTTATAAATGATATATTAAAATTAGTCTTTGGTTATCTAGTGAACTTTATACAATCATTACCATTTGTTATGCTTCAAATATTTGTTTTAATCTTTTCTATTTTCTATTTTACAAAAGATGGACATAAAATTAGTGAATATATTTATTCATTTATCCCAAATGAAAAACATGAATTTTTCTCCAATATGATAAACGAAGTTAAGACGGTACTAAAAAGTATATTTTATGGTCACTTTTTAACTGGATTTGTTATAGGTTCTATGGCAGCAATAGGGTTTTTTATTTTGGGATATCCATATGCACTATTTTTAGGAATTTTAACAGGAGTTGGTCAATTAATACCTGTAATTGGACCATGGCCAGTGTATACAGGTTTATTTATATATGATATGGTGTCAGGAAATTATATAAGAGGGATATTAGTATTATTATTCGGATTTGGCCTTAGTTTAAGTGATATGTACATAAGGCCTACTCTTGCAGGTAAATATGTTGATATACACCCTATGATACTTTTATTAGGTTTTATGGCAGGACCTCTTGTATTTGGTTTAGTTGGATTTATATTAGGCCCATTAATATTAGGAATTACATATGCAGTTATCAAAGCTTATAAAGAAGAGAAAGAAAAGTTAGAAATGGAAGAATTAAAAAATGAAAAAAAAGAAGCTGAGAACTGTAATTAG
- a CDS encoding dihydroorotate dehydrogenase electron transfer subunit, protein MNKLITNYEILEIKEIISETDTIKTFIFDWNMERDKIPTPGQFVMVWSFSRKRDEKPMSISIIDISNNKIGITVKKVGGFTEELHNLSVGDKLGIRGPYGNGFDVNNLENKNIIAIGGGVGMAPISCFTTYAKEKKANVDVVCASVTKDELLFPQKLKNEGANVFTCTDDGTCGFEGFATHRTIDLLKTKTYDMAVVCGPELMMKGTFDLLEDHNILAQYSMERYMKCAMGICGQCCVDNTGWRICVEGPVFFNSDVKKIIEFGKYHRDASGIKNKF, encoded by the coding sequence ATGAATAAACTAATAACAAATTATGAAATTTTAGAGATTAAAGAGATAATTTCTGAAACTGATACCATAAAAACATTCATATTTGATTGGAATATGGAAAGAGATAAAATTCCTACTCCTGGACAATTTGTAATGGTTTGGAGCTTTAGTAGAAAACGTGACGAAAAACCCATGTCTATTTCTATTATTGACATTTCAAATAATAAAATTGGAATTACTGTTAAAAAAGTTGGTGGATTCACAGAAGAATTACATAACCTATCAGTTGGAGATAAATTAGGCATTCGTGGCCCATATGGTAATGGATTTGATGTTAATAACCTTGAAAATAAGAATATAATAGCTATTGGTGGAGGAGTTGGTATGGCTCCAATATCCTGTTTTACAACCTATGCAAAAGAAAAAAAAGCTAATGTAGATGTTGTTTGTGCATCTGTAACAAAAGATGAACTACTATTTCCACAAAAACTTAAAAATGAAGGTGCGAATGTCTTTACATGTACTGATGATGGAACTTGTGGTTTTGAAGGATTTGCTACTCACAGAACTATTGATTTACTTAAAACTAAGACTTATGATATGGCAGTTGTCTGTGGACCTGAACTAATGATGAAAGGAACTTTTGATTTACTTGAAGATCATAATATTCTTGCCCAATATTCAATGGAGAGATATATGAAATGTGCAATGGGAATATGTGGGCAATGTTGTGTAGATAATACAGGATGGAGAATTTGTGTTGAAGGACCTGTTTTCTTCAATAGTGATGTAAAAAAAATTATTGAGTTTGGAAAATATCATAGAGATGCTTCAGGTATAAAAAACAAGTTTTAA